The Candidatus Zixiibacteriota bacterium genome includes a region encoding these proteins:
- a CDS encoding protein phosphatase 2C domain-containing protein encodes MSLKISFAGKSDRGLVREGNEDSFRIDPDSNLVMVCDGMGGHQAGEVASKDACDIISYCFSSLAEDLINDSVLAVPAHFPREGDLLAKAIRMANRSIYIRSRSRSDFTGMGTTIVVAVLHGNLINIAHVGDSRIYRLTESGLVALTADHSWVSELKRSGQFSDEEAERMVGKNVITRALGVNERVEIDLRADKLHPGEIYILCTDGLCGYADDYEIYMAAKNCHGDVNLIVDNLIQLANDHGGQDNVTVAAIKIDEVDEDTNVEEIKPVTLTVEGDDALLRENQIIEAMVKSREKTEQILIGREKQKKGAPLALIFALFIVIASLIIYFVSK; translated from the coding sequence TTGAGTCTCAAAATTTCTTTTGCCGGGAAATCGGATCGCGGCCTTGTTCGAGAAGGGAATGAGGATTCTTTCCGCATTGATCCGGACAGTAATCTGGTCATGGTTTGTGATGGAATGGGTGGTCATCAGGCCGGAGAGGTTGCCTCAAAGGATGCCTGCGATATCATCAGCTATTGTTTTTCTTCACTGGCCGAAGATCTGATCAATGATTCCGTTCTGGCGGTGCCGGCCCATTTCCCCCGCGAGGGCGACCTGCTGGCAAAGGCTATCAGGATGGCCAATCGGAGCATTTATATCCGCTCTCGTTCGCGCAGCGATTTCACCGGGATGGGGACCACAATTGTCGTCGCCGTTCTGCACGGAAATCTCATCAATATCGCTCATGTTGGCGATTCTCGTATTTATCGTCTAACTGAGAGTGGCCTGGTGGCGCTCACCGCCGACCATTCCTGGGTCTCGGAACTGAAACGATCCGGGCAATTTTCCGATGAAGAGGCGGAGCGAATGGTTGGTAAGAATGTGATCACGCGCGCTCTGGGAGTCAACGAGAGAGTCGAAATAGACCTTCGCGCCGACAAGCTGCATCCGGGGGAAATCTATATACTCTGTACCGATGGTCTTTGCGGGTATGCCGATGATTATGAAATTTATATGGCCGCCAAGAATTGTCATGGCGATGTGAATCTGATTGTCGATAATCTGATCCAATTGGCCAACGATCACGGGGGACAGGATAATGTCACGGTTGCCGCAATAAAGATCGACGAAGTGGACGAAGACACGAACGTTGAAGAAATTAAACCGGTCACGCTTACGGTGGAAGGGGATGACGCCCTGCTGCGGGAGAACCAGATTATCGAGGCCATGGTCAAGAGCCGTGAGAAAACCGAACAGATCCTGATTGGCCGGGAAAAGCAGAAAAAAGGGGCGCCATTGGCATTAATATTCGCACTCTTTATCGTGATTGCCTCTCTGATTATTTATTTTGTTTCCAAGTGA